Proteins from a single region of Palaemon carinicauda isolate YSFRI2023 chromosome 32, ASM3689809v2, whole genome shotgun sequence:
- the LOC137625463 gene encoding osteocalcin 2-like, with translation MQQQATSNKQQQQQATSSKSKQQQGAVTSSSSNQPAAEASSSKEHSSQQQATSKQQDSSISKQQDASISKQQDASSSKIQASASSKQQEQAAATSTSRSKQQQQAPAATSTSSKQQAASSRSKQHEQAAATSTSSNQQQQAPAASSSNKHQQQAASNKHQQQAASNKQ, from the exons ATGCAGCAGCAAGCAACAAGcaacaagcagcagcagcagcaagcaaCAAGCAGCAAAAGCAAGCAGCAGCAAGGAGCAGTAACAAGCAGCAGCAGCAACCAACcagcagcagaagcaagcagcagcaaGGAGCA CAGCAGCCAGCAGCAAGCAACAAGCAAGCAGCAAGATTCAAGCATCAGCAAGCAGCAAGATGCAAGCATCAGCAAGCAGCAAGATGCAAGCAGCAGCAAGATACAAGCATCAGCAAGCAGCAAGCAGCAGGAGCAAGCAGCAGCAACAAGCACCAGCAGGAGCAAGCAGCAGCAACAAGCACCAGCAGCAACAAGCACCAGCAGCAAGCAGCAAGCAGCCAGTAGCAGGAGCAAGCAGCACGAGCAAGCAGCAGCAACAAGCACCAGCAGCAACCAGCAGCAACAAGCACCAGCAGCAAGTAGCAGCAACAAGCACCAGC